TGAAGGCATGTTTCTTTGATACCATTGCGACCCTCCAATATTCCAGCTTCTTTAATTGGTTCCTACAATAATATTCTGCAATTATTTCTTTTATCATAAAAGAAATAGGAgagattaaaattaaaattaataagcAATTTGATCAAGCGAACATTACCAGGTTCCTCACAGGAGGAAGACAAACCACAAGGTCTACATCACTGGTAGGAAGAGACAAACCAGTTGCATTTGAACCAAATATGTTCGTCCTGGACCTGGGCCACAGCACTTGAAGAGACCGTGTAACCCGCTTGACAGCCCATGTTATGTAAGGCTTTCTACCCAGATTTTGTGCAGCAACCTTCAGAATTTAAAGAAAAACTAACGTAATAAGTAAAATGACATTGATAGATGGGAGCTACACATTTTTAGCATTGGGAAATGAAAAAATACAATGAAGATGATAATGAAACATCAAGCTTCATGCCTGCTTGCAGAAAGAGTCAATCTCATCATGAAGGAGGTTGTGCATCATAGTTAGAGAGGCTTTTCGTGTAGGACAGCTTTGTAATTCAGTTGGCTGCATGGGCAATGCAACATCTGGCTGCATAATATTAAAACCATCCATTAGAACAAATTGTCTTTGTTAAGTTTGATTTTAAAAGTGTCATAAAGTCTATAATTACGTGTTCCTGATCACGAGCAAGATGCGACATAGCAATCAGTCGATCCTGAAGCAAAGCTGCGGGAAGAGGTTGAATCATTGAGTGGCCTGAAAAGGTAGTATTTCTCCAAGATGGCCAAACAACTTCAGCTCCATCCCTGTATAAACAAGCTTCCTCCAAATTAGCTCCATCATGGAACCAACCTCTCATACCCCAATGCCTTGGGCTAGAACTACCAGATCTAACAGTTGGAAAACCCCTGTGTTTCCTGGATTCACTCACGGGAGAGGGTGGAGGTGGAGGGGGCCGTGGAGCACGTGTAACACAACGCACAACAGGTGATGGTGGTCGTTTCATCCGAGGTTGCTCACGCCTATTAAGAGGGACACATGGACTTTTCACATCATGACTACACTTGAACTCAGACCTTGACCTATCCCTCCTCATATTTGGAATAATGATTGGAGGTAAAATGTGGTAAGGAAGCAAATCTCCTGTCTTCCCTTCAACATCAACAGATAGCTCTGCTAATGATCTAGATGCATCCTCGTCAACTGTTGAATCAGTCACTGTGGATGGAGGATGAAGCACCTTTCCTGGTACCTCATTTCCAGTCATAACATAGCCTAAGGCCTGGTGAGCTGGACCCAAAGTATCAAAAGGCGAACAAAAAGAAGCAGTAGGCGAAGTCAAACCATTTGTACTGTATGGAGAAGAGAACGCAACCATATCATCAACAGCCCTATTCATGTCAGCTTCACGCCAAGCCCATGAACTATCATCTGAACTCAGTGAAGGAGGGCGAGAGAACCCTCCTGCAGGATGATCAGAAGAATTCCAGTACATCACACCACCACCAAAGTATTGGTTATAATCTATCCCTGAGACTGCATGCACATCAACTTCATCTTCTGACATCCACTGGCTGTCCCAGTCATCTGATAGCTCATGTTTACTTGTTAAATCAGGTGGGTCAGTTTGATCTCCAGAATGCTTCCTTTCATCGTCAATGGTTGTTCCATTAATAGAAAAAGCCTGAGGATAATGCCATCTTGAGATGAACCCAGAGTCATAATTACGAGTCATTGATGGAGCCAACCCACAAGCACCACGGACCATTGGAGGCCAATCTAAACTCATGGGTAATCGTCGGGACAAAACTGGGTTACAGCCCCCTTCAATATTCCGCTGATGTATTGCAGGTACAAAGGACTGATGAAAGTGGTGATGCCAATTACGACCAACATCCAAATGCAAGCGATCAGTAGCAGGGAGGAGATGTGGGTAAACAGGTGGAAAGTAGGTAGAAGCCACAAACGGCCACTCATATGGAAGGCCATCTGAACTACGTGAAGTTGATGTATTAAATACATGTCTAGTCTCTTGCTTCTGAAGTAAAACAGGTTTCTCTTTGATATCAAAAACCCTAACTGGTTTCTCTGGTGAAATTGATTTTACATCAATGTCACTATTACATAAAGATTTCTCAGAATTGCTATCTTGGATCCCGGAAACATTAGTGTCCATTGTATGCAAAGAAGAAGATATTGCCTTCAAATCTACCTTATGATTTATAGCTTCTAAGGTATTACTTTCCCTAAAACTTCTATTTAACTGACAACATTCTAGACCTCCATTCTCTTGAATGCTTTTGGTAGTTTGGTCATCCTCGATAGGTCCACTGACAAAACCAGATGAAATTGTGTTTGATGTAGGGATACCATTCTCAGCTGAATTCTCACCTGAAACATTCTGTAAGGTTGAATGAACAGACACAGGATAAGTTGCTGCCTCATCTTGAGAAAAAACGGAGGAAGAGGAAGCTTCCATTAGTGGTTGTTTACAACTGGTCCATTCAACTGGATTCTTGAAGATATTAACtttgttttttcctttttctcttcttttcttcctTGCAGCAGATTGAGCTTTTCCAACACTAACTGCTTTGGCAGGTTCCTGATGACAGGATAACAATTATAAACTGTTCAAACCATCAAGAAGATATGACAACCAAATTAAACAACTAGGGCAACAATTTCTACTTTTAATGATGTATCGTTGTAGATATCCTTCGCCTGAGGAACATCAGATGTCTTCTGGGGCTCTACCAACCCTGACTTCTCTTTACCAGACAATGCACAATCAAGATCCTGGCATAACAGAGAGTTACCAATTAAGACTAACTCCTCTCAACACGCGTTGTCTGTATAAGAGACTACTGAAAACCTGCCAAGGAAGAGGGAGCAAGAAGATACCTTGAGAATTTTTTCACGCGAATCAACAGTAACACATCCCCCTGAAACAAGATTTAGCTTCTTCGTACTACGGGTCCTCCCCTTTTTCTTATTGCTACAAGCACCAACCTTTCCTTTGGACTTAATAGGAGAGGACTTAACGTTTTCTTCTGTTATAAGTTCAAGTTTAGTGCAATCAAGCGAAATAACCATTAGAAATCCTCGCACTTTTCTTAATATAAAATCAGAAATGGTACAAATTGAACTCATTGTGCTGAAGAAAAGTTTCCCT
This genomic interval from Humulus lupulus chromosome 8, drHumLupu1.1, whole genome shotgun sequence contains the following:
- the LOC133797618 gene encoding uncharacterized protein LOC133797618 isoform X2, giving the protein MSKPELNYALQNSLMTQNQLVDKLTSHISLYHSHSRLSDSKSNSISNPRSSILKWFSSLTLHQRQAHLTALDSKFIQILLQMLGTIRRRGHGFFIVLPDLLSGDLPSICFKRSHGLLSRVSESNQSERLIFESTRLFSSTEGETIEECSSSVKSLNTLTVSEGLVENLDRFVEAMDVVSNGAFLRGEDNGLGSDWVELGWLKEKGYYSIESFVANRLEVALRLAWLNSSNGKKRGVKLKEKVSAAGMAANVFWRKKGCVDWWGNLDASTRRKALSAVMGKSAKSLCREILKASSNALEDELWLFNTGAERPMRYKYSTVNTRKTIPALAADVEFGSNVVPASLSGKPASLSNAFNSLFVLLDIVTMTAALCQGSEYDKGKLFFSTMSSICTISDFILRKVRGFLMVISLDCTKLELITEENVKSSPIKSKGKVGACSNKKKGRTRSTKKLNLVSGGCVTVDSREKILKDLDCALSGKEKSGLVEPQKTSDVPQAKDIYNDTSLKEPAKAVSVGKAQSAARKKRREKGKNKVNIFKNPVEWTSCKQPLMEASSSSVFSQDEAATYPVSVHSTLQNVSGENSAENGIPTSNTISSGFVSGPIEDDQTTKSIQENGGLECCQLNRSFRESNTLEAINHKVDLKAISSSLHTMDTNVSGIQDSNSEKSLCNSDIDVKSISPEKPVRVFDIKEKPVLLQKQETRHVFNTSTSRSSDGLPYEWPFVASTYFPPVYPHLLPATDRLHLDVGRNWHHHFHQSFVPAIHQRNIEGGCNPVLSRRLPMSLDWPPMVRGACGLAPSMTRNYDSGFISRWHYPQAFSINGTTIDDERKHSGDQTDPPDLTSKHELSDDWDSQWMSEDEVDVHAVSGIDYNQYFGGGVMYWNSSDHPAGGFSRPPSLSSDDSSWAWREADMNRAVDDMVAFSSPYSTNGLTSPTASFCSPFDTLGPAHQALGYVMTGNEVPGKVLHPPSTVTDSTVDEDASRSLAELSVDVEGKTGDLLPYHILPPIIIPNMRRDRSRSEFKCSHDVKSPCVPLNRREQPRMKRPPSPVVRCVTRAPRPPPPPPSPVSESRKHRGFPTVRSGSSSPRHWGMRGWFHDGANLEEACLYRDGAEVVWPSWRNTTFSGHSMIQPLPAALLQDRLIAMSHLARDQEHPDVALPMQPTELQSCPTRKASLTMMHNLLHDEIDSFCKQVAAQNLGRKPYITWAVKRVTRSLQVLWPRSRTNIFGSNATGLSLPTSDVDLVVCLPPVRNLEPIKEAGILEGRNGIKETCLQHAARYLANQDWVKNDSLKTVENTAIPIIMLVVEVPCDLIASSSSNVQSPKEEPSHLSLEQGSNVHPDVVVLEESALPKCSQMNNDTKKDSISVRLDISFKSPSHTGLQTTELVKELTEHFPAAMPLALVLKQFLADRSLDQSYSGGLSSYCLSLLITRFLQHEHHLGRPINQNFGSLLMDFLYFFGNVFDPRQMRISVRGSGIYIKRERGCSIDPIHIDDPLFPTNNVGRNCFRIHQCIKAFSDAYIILEKELASLSDDDDDDSCSKPSCRLLPKIIPSIDLSRLKTFD
- the LOC133797618 gene encoding uncharacterized protein LOC133797618 isoform X4, which encodes MSKPELNYALQNSLMTQNQLVDKLTSHISLYHSHSRLSDSKSNSISNPRSSILKWFSSLTLHQRQAHLTALDSKFIQILLQMLGTIRRRGHGFFIVLPDLLSGDLPSICFKRSHGLLSRVSESNQSERLIFESTRLFSSTEGETIEECSSSVKSLNTLTVSEGLVENLDRFVEAMDVVSNGAFLRGEDNGLGSDWVELGWLKEKGYYSIESFVANRLEVALRLAWLNSSNGKKRGVKLKEKVSAAGMAANVFWRKKGCVDWWGNLDASTRRKALSAVMGKSAKSLCREILKASSNALEDELWLFNTGAERPMRYKYSTVNTRKTIPALAADVEFGSNVVPASLSGKPASLSNAFNSLFVLLDIVTMTAALCQGSEYDKGKLFFSTMSSICTISDFILRKVRGFLMVISLDCTKLELITEENVKSSPIKSKGKVGACSNKKKGRTRSTKKLNLVSGGCVTVDSREKILKDLDCALSGKEKSGLVEPQKTSDVPQAKDIYNDTSLKEPAKAVSVGKAQSAARKKRREKGKNKVNIFKNPVEWTSCKQPLMEASSSSVFSQDEAATYPVSVHSTLQNVSGENSAENGIPTSNTISSGFVSGPIEDDQTTKSIQENGGLECCQLNRSFRESNTLEAINHKVDLKAISSSLHTMDTNVSGIQDSNSEKSLCNSDIDVKSISPEKPVRVFDIKEKPVLLQKQETRHVFNTSTSRSSDGLPYEWPFVASTYFPPVYPHLLPATDRLHLDVGRNWHHHFHQSFVPAIHQRNIEGGCNPVLSRRLPMSLDWPPMVRGACGLAPSMTRNYDSGFISRWHYPQAFSINGTTIDDERKHSGDQTDPPDLTSKHELSDDWDSQWMSEDEVDVHAVSGIDYNQYFGGGVMYWNSSDHPAGGFSRPPSLSSDDSSWAWREADMNRAVDDMVAFSSPYSTNGLTSPTASFCSPFDTLGPAHQALGYVMTGNEVPGKVLHPPSTVTDSTVDEDASRSLAELSVDVEGKTGDLLPYHILPPIIIPNMRRDRSRSEFKCSHDVKSPCVPLNRREQPRMKRPPSPVVRCVTRAPRPPPPPPSPVSESRKHRGFPTVRSGSSSPRHWGMRGWFHDGANLEEACLYRDGAEVVWPSWRNTTFSGHSMIQPLPAALLQDRLIAMSHLARDQEHPDVALPMQPTELQSCPTRKASLTMMHNLLHDEIDSFCKQVAAQNLGRKPYITWAVKRVTRSLQVLWPRSRTNIFGSNATGLSLPTSDVDLVVCLPPVRNLEPIKEAGILEGRNGIKETCLQHAARYLANQDWVKNDSLKTVENTAIPIIMLVVEVPCDLIASSSSNVQSPKEEPSHLSLEQGSNVHPDVVVLEESALPKCSQMNNDTKKDSISVRLDISFKSPSHTGLQTTELVKELTEHFPAAMPLALVLKQFLADRSLDQSYSGGLSSYCLSLLITRFLQHEHHLGRPINQNFGSLLMDFLYFFGNVFDPRQMRISVRGSGIYIKRERGCSIDPIHIDDPLFPTNNVGRNCFRIHQCIKAFSDAYIILEKELASLSDDDDDDSCSKPSCRLLPKIIPSIDLS
- the LOC133797618 gene encoding uncharacterized protein LOC133797618 isoform X5, whose protein sequence is MSKPELNYALQNSLMTQNQLVDKLTSHISLYHSHSRLSDSKSNSISNPRSSILKWFSSLTLHQRQAHLTALDSKFIQILLQMLGTIRRRGHGFFIVLPDLLSGDLPSICFKRSHGLLSRVSESNQSERLIFESTRLFSSTEGETIEECSSSVKSLNTLTVSEGLVENLDRFVEAMDVVSNGAFLRGEDNGLGSDWVELGWLKEKGYYSIESFVANRLEVALRLAWLNSSNGKKRGVKLKEKVSAAGMAANVFWRKKGCVDWWGNLDASTRRKALSAVMGKSAKSLCREILKASSNALEDELWLFNTGAERPMRYKYSTVNTRKTIPALAADVEFGSNVVPASLSGKPASLSNAFNSLFVLLDIVTMTAALCQGSEYDKGKLFFSTMSSICTISDFILRKVRGFLMVISLDCTKLELITEENVKSSPIKSKGKVGACSNKKKGRTRSTKKLNLVSGGCVTVDSREKILKDLDCALSGKEKSGLVEPQKTSDVPQAKDIYNDTSLKEPAKAVSVGKAQSAARKKRREKGKNKVNIFKNPVEWTSCKQPLMEASSSSVFSQDEAATYPVSVHSTLQNVSGENSAENGIPTSNTISSGFVSGPIEDDQTTKSIQENGGLECCQLNRSFRESNTLEAINHKVDLKAISSSLHTMDTNVSGIQDSNSEKSLCNSDIDVKSISPEKPVRVFDIKEKPVLLQKQETRHVFNTSTSRSSDGLPYEWPFVASTYFPPVYPHLLPATDRLHLDVGRNWHHHFHQSFVPAIHQRNIEGGCNPVLSRRLPMSLDWPPMVRGACGLAPSMTRNYDSGFISRWHYPQAFSINGTTIDDERKHSGDQTDPPDLTSKHELSDDWDSQWMSEDEVDVHAVSGIDYNQYFGGGVMYWNSSDHPAGGFSRPPSLSSDDSSWAWREADMNRAVDDMVAFSSPYSTNGLTSPTASFCSPFDTLGPAHQALGYVMTGNEVPGKVLHPPSTVTDSTVDEDASRSLAELSVDVEGKTGDLLPYHILPPIIIPNMRRDRSRSEFKCSHDVKSPCVPLNRREQPRMKRPPSPVVRCVTRAPRPPPPPPSPVSESRKHRGFPTVRSGSSSPRHWGMRGWFHDGANLEEACLYRDGAEVVWPSWRNTTFSGHSMIQPLPAALLQDRLIAMSHLARDQEHPDVALPMQPTELQSCPTRKASLTMMHNLLHDEIDSFCKQVAAQNLGRKPYITWAVKRVTRSLQVLWPRSRTNIFGSNATGLSLPTSDVDLVVCLPPVRNLEPIKEAGILEGRNGIKETCLQHAARYLANQDWVKNDSLKTVENTAIPIIMLVVEVPCDLIASSSSNVQSPKEEPSHLSLEQGSNVHPDVVVLEESALPKCSQMNNDTKKDSISVRLDISFKSPSHTGLQTTELVKELTEHFPAAMPLALVLKQFLADRSLDQSYSGGLSSYCLSLLITRFLQHEHHLGRPINQNFGSLLMDFLYFFGNVFDPRQMRISVRGSGIYIKRERGCSIDPIHIDDPLFPTNNVGRNCFRIHQCIKLRSYMVSSKMQTCGRMDDQN
- the LOC133797618 gene encoding uncharacterized protein LOC133797618 isoform X1 codes for the protein MSKPELNYALQNSLMTQNQLVDKLTSHISLYHSHSRLSDSKSNSISNPRSSILKWFSSLTLHQRQAHLTALDSKFIQILLQMLGTIRRRGHGFFIVLPDLLSGDLPSICFKRSHGLLSRVSESNQSERLIFESTRLFSSTEGETIEECSSSVKSLNTLTVSEGLVENLDRFVEAMDVVSNGAFLRGEDNGLGSDWVELGWLKEKGYYSIESFVANRLEVALRLAWLNSSNGKKRGVKLKEKVSAAGMAANVFWRKKGCVDWWGNLDASTRRKALSAVMGKSAKSLCREILKASSNALEDELWLFNTGAERPMRYKYSTVNTRKTIPALAADVEFGSNVVPASLSGKPASLSNAFNSLFVLLDIVTMTAALCQGSEYDKGKLFFSTMSSICTISDFILRKVRGFLMVISLDCTKLELITEENVKSSPIKSKGKVGACSNKKKGRTRSTKKLNLVSGGCVTVDSREKILKDLDCALSGKEKSGLVEPQKTSDVPQAKDIYNDTSLKEPAKAVSVGKAQSAARKKRREKGKNKVNIFKNPVEWTSCKQPLMEASSSSVFSQDEAATYPVSVHSTLQNVSGENSAENGIPTSNTISSGFVSGPIEDDQTTKSIQENGGLECCQLNRSFRESNTLEAINHKVDLKAISSSLHTMDTNVSGIQDSNSEKSLCNSDIDVKSISPEKPVRVFDIKEKPVLLQKQETRHVFNTSTSRSSDGLPYEWPFVASTYFPPVYPHLLPATDRLHLDVGRNWHHHFHQSFVPAIHQRNIEGGCNPVLSRRLPMSLDWPPMVRGACGLAPSMTRNYDSGFISRWHYPQAFSINGTTIDDERKHSGDQTDPPDLTSKHELSDDWDSQWMSEDEVDVHAVSGIDYNQYFGGGVMYWNSSDHPAGGFSRPPSLSSDDSSWAWREADMNRAVDDMVAFSSPYSTNGLTSPTASFCSPFDTLGPAHQALGYVMTGNEVPGKVLHPPSTVTDSTVDEDASRSLAELSVDVEGKTGDLLPYHILPPIIIPNMRRDRSRSEFKCSHDVKSPCVPLNRREQPRMKRPPSPVVRCVTRAPRPPPPPPSPVSESRKHRGFPTVRSGSSSPRHWGMRGWFHDGANLEEACLYRDGAEVVWPSWRNTTFSGHSMIQPLPAALLQDRLIAMSHLARDQEHPDVALPMQPTELQSCPTRKASLTMMHNLLHDEIDSFCKQVAAQNLGRKPYITWAVKRVTRSLQVLWPRSRTNIFGSNATGLSLPTSDVDLVVCLPPVRNLEPIKEAGILEGRNGIKETCLQHAARYLANQDWVKNDSLKTVENTAIPIIMLVVEVPCDLIASSSSNVQSPKEEPSHLSLEQGSNVHPDVVVLEESALPKCSQMNNDTKKDSISVRLDISFKSPSHTGLQTTELVKELTEHFPAAMPLALVLKQFLADRSLDQSYSGGLSSYCLSLLITRFLQHEHHLGRPINQNFGSLLMDFLYFFGNVFDPRQMRISVRGSGIYIKRERGCSIDPIHIDDPLFPTNNVGRNCFRIHQCIKAFSDAYIILEKELASLSDDDDDDSCSKPSCRLLPKIIPSIDLSYVATWFQAKCKLVEEWMTKTNLLQAGIDFSTCAT